CGGTGACCGCCACGAGGGTCGCCCGGCCGTCCGCTGGGTCCGGTGTCCGCCGGACCAGCCCGTCGCGTTCCAGCCGCTGCACGAGCTGGGTGATGGCGGGCTGGGTGATCTGCTCGGTCTCCTTCAACGCGGTCAGCCGCAGCGGCCCCTTGTGCGCCAGTGTGTGCAGCACCGACAGCGTGGTGAACGTGTGTTTCTCCGCGGTGGGCAGCCGAATGGACCGGCGGGTGAACTCGCCCATCACGCGGGCGAGGTTGTCTGCCAGCTCCACCAAGGCACCCATATCCGGAAATGTATCACTGATTTATTTAAGCTGCTTATGCAATATCGGAAATGACTTGCCGACACTCTCGCGGTCAGCAGCGTCACCGTTGGTGCGACCTACTGTGCAGGAATGGCTAACCAGCACGGCCAGCACGAGCGGCGGCGCACGGCGAGCGAGTGGTGGGCGATGGTGCGCGCCTCGCCCTTCCTGCCCGCGATCGTGCTGGTGTTGCTGGTCGGCGCCGCGGCCGGGCTCTTCGCCGGGTCGTATACCTACGCGCTGGCCAATCCGACGCCCCGCTACATCCCGATCGCTGTGGTCGGTTCCCAGCAGGACGCGCCGATGCGCGAATTCCTCGCCGGGCTGCAGCGCGCCGTGGACGATTCACTGGACCCGCACAGCTATGCCACCGTCGCGGCGGCCCGCTCGGATGTCGAGG
This genomic stretch from Nocardia brasiliensis ATCC 700358 harbors:
- a CDS encoding MarR family winged helix-turn-helix transcriptional regulator, coding for MGALVELADNLARVMGEFTRRSIRLPTAEKHTFTTLSVLHTLAHKGPLRLTALKETEQITQPAITQLVQRLERDGLVRRTPDPADGRATLVAVTADGARIVQTRHQERVRRLAELAEALSAEERRAIAAALPALERLAVLMDAQ